One Oryza glaberrima chromosome 10, OglaRS2, whole genome shotgun sequence DNA segment encodes these proteins:
- the LOC127753258 gene encoding very-long-chain aldehyde decarbonylase GL1-10 gives MLPYATAAEAEAALGRAMTAAESLWFRYSAGIPDYVLFWHNILFLFVVFTLAPLPVALLELRAPAAVGPFKLQPKVRLSREEFFRCYRDVMRLFFLVIGPLQLVSYPTVKMVGIHTGLPLPSLGEMAAQLLVYFLVEDYLNYWIHRLLHGEWGYEKIHRVHHEFTAPIGFAAPYAHWAEVLILGIPSFVGPALAPGHMITFWLWIVLRQMEAIETHSGFDFPFNLTKYIPFYGGAEYHDYHHYVGRQSQSNFASVFTYCDYLYGTDKGYRYHKAYQAKMKALGQTEGEKADSNGLSYAKLD, from the exons ATGCTGCCCTAcgcaacggcggcggaggcggaggcggcgctggggagggcgatgacggcggcggagtCGCTGTGGTTCAGGTACTCGGCGGGGATCCCGGACTACGTCCTCTTCTGGCACAacatcctcttcctcttcgtCGTCTTCACGCTCGCGCCGCTCCCCGTCGCGCTCCTCGAGCtccgcgcgccggccgccgtggggcCGTTCAAGCTGCAGCCCAAGGTGCGGCTCTCCCGGGAGGAGTTCTTCCGCTGCTACAGGGACGTCATgcgcctcttcttcctcgtcaTCGGCCCGCTCCAGCTCGTGTCCTACCCTACCGTCAAG ATGGTGGGAATCCACACAGGGCTGCCACTGCCATCGCTGGGGGAGATGGCGGCGCAGCTGCTGGTGTACTTCCTGGTTGAGGACTACCTCAACTACTGGATCCATCGGTTGCTACATGGGGAGTGGGGCTATGAGAAGATCCACCGTGTCCACCATGAGTTCACGGCACCCATTGGATTCGCCGCGCCATATGCACACTGGGCTGAGGTGCTCATCCTCGGCATCCCCTCCTTTGTCGGGCCAGCGCTTGCACCTGGTCACATGATCACCTTCTGGCTCTGGATTGTACTCCGCCAGATGGAGGCCATAGAGACACACAGCGG CTTTGATTTCCCGTTCAACCTGACAAAGTATATTCCATTCTATGGAGGCGCAGAATACCATGATTATCATCACTATGTTGGACGCCAGAGTCAGAGCAATTTCGCTTCTGTTTTCACGTATTGTGATTATCTATATGGAACCGACAAA GGTTACAGATACCATAAGGCGTACCAAGCAAAG ATGAAGGCTCTGGGGCAAACGGAAGGCGAGAAAGCAGATAGCAATGGATTGAGCTACGCGAAGTTGGATTAA
- the LOC127753259 gene encoding zinc finger protein GIS2-like, with protein sequence MSSRSPPPKDRRIRTERTSYRDAPYRRDSRRGPSRFPNDLCNNCKRPGHFARDCPNVALCHACGLPGHIAAECSSKDLCWNCKEPGHMANSCPNEGICRNCGKSGHIARECSAPPMLPGEMRLCSNCYKPGHLAAECTNEKACNNCRKSGHLARNCPNEPVCNLCNVSGHLARECPKSDAINERGGPPPFRGGVPPPFRGGYSDVVCRACNQVGHMSRDCMAGAFMICHNCGGRGHMAYECPSGRLMDRFPPRRF encoded by the exons ATGAGCAGCCGCAGCCCGCCACCAAAGGACCGCAGGATTCGTACTGAGCGTACCTCATACCGTGATGCGCCATACAGGAGAGACAGCCGCCGTGGTCCTAGCAG ATTTCCTAATGATTTGTGCAACAATTGTAAGCGTCCAGGACATTTTGCTAGAGATTGTCCAAATGTGGCTCTTTGCCATGCATGTGGGCTTCCAGG GCACATAGCAGCAGAGTGTTCTTCCAAAGATCTCTGCTGGAACTGCAAAGAACCTGGCCACATGGCTAACAGCTGCCCAAATGAAGGGATATGCCGCAACTGTGGCAAGTCGGGTCACATTGCAAGAGAATGCAGTGCTCCACCAATGCTGCCAGGTGAAATGAGGCTTTGCAGCAACTGCTACAAACCAGGGCACCTTGCTGCGGAATGCACCAATGAGAAGGCCTGCAACAACTGTAGGAAGAGTGGCCATCTTGCTCGTAACTGCCCTAACGAGCCCGTCTGCAACCTATGCAACGTGTCAGGACATTTGGCCCGAGAGTGCCCCAAATCTGATGCTATCAATGAGAGGGGTGGGCCTCCTCCCTTTCGTGGTGGCGTGCCTCCTCCCTTCCGTGGTGGATACAGTGATGTGGTCTGCCGTGCTTGCAATCAGGTTGGTCATATGAGCCGTGATTGCATGGCCGGTGCGTTCATGATCTGCCACAACTGCGGTGGTCGTGGTCACATGGCTTATGAGTGCCCATCTGGGAGGCTTATGGATCGGTTTCCCCCTCGCCGTTTTTGA